From the genome of Campylobacter lari:
GTGCAACTTTAAAAACAAGTTCTTCATTTTCTATTACACAAGGACCTGTTATTAGTATCATTTTTTTCATTATTTTTCCTTATTTTTTATTATTTTACTTTATTTTTTTCATTTTCTTCAAGCGGAAAAATGCAATTTAAGATAATAGCCGTAATCCCACCTGCTGCAATCCCTGAAGAAAATAAAGTTTTAAACCACATTGGCATAAATTCTAAAATATCAGGATTATTAGAAACTCCAAGCCCTATACCCAAACTCATAGCTATGATGATAATAGAACGACGATTTAAATTTTCCTTAGAAATAATCCTAACTCCCGTTGCAGCTATAGTACCAAACATTACTAAAGTTGCTCCTCCTAAAATAGGTTCTGGAATTTGCAAAGTAATATCAGCCACAATAGGAAACAAACCCAAAATCATCAACATAAAAGCTACAATAAATCCAACATATCGACTTGCAACACCTGTTAAAGCTATAACGCCATTATTTTGCCCAAAACATGAATTTGGAAAAGTATTAAAAAAGGCTGAAACAAAGGAATTAAAACCATTAGCCAAAACCCCGCCTTTTAATCTTTTTGCATAAAGTTCGCCTTTAACTGGCTGATTTGAAACTTCACTAGTAGCACTAATATCGCCGATAGTTTCTAAAGAAGTTACCATAAAAACTAAAATCAAAGGTAAAATAAGATTATAATCAATACTCAAACCATAATGTAAAGGATCGGGTAAAAACACTAAAGGTAAATTTTCATTAAAATTAAAACTAAAATTTTCAAAAGTCATAGCTACTAAAAGTCCTATTATCATAGCTATAAATAAAGAAGAAATTCTTATATAGGCATTATTAAAACGATTTAAAACAATAATACTTAAAATCACAACTCCGGCTAATAATAAATTTTGTAATGAGCCAAACTCACCACTTGCCTTAGCCGCAAATCCACCTCCTGCACTCACAAGGCCAACATTAATCAAACTAAGACCTATAATCATCACAACTATACCTGAAACCAAAGGCGAAATCACTCTTCTAATAAAAGGTAAAATTTGAGAAATAATCATTTCAGTAGTAGAACAAAGCATTAAAGTGCCAAAAATGGCTCCAAGCATTGCTTCTTGCGATAAACCATTATTTTTTAAAACAAGCCCACCTAAAATAATAGGTGCAACAAAATTAAAACTAGTCCCTTGAATAGATAAAAGTCCACTCCCTATAGGACCCCAAGTTTTAATCTGCAAAAGCGAAGCAACGCCTGAAGCAAAAAGCGACATACAAATAATTCTAGCCGTATTAGTATCATCTATCCCAAGTCCTTTGCAAATTAATAAAGCAGGTGTAATCACAGCAACAAACATAGCCATTAAATGCACTAATGCAGCAAAAAATGCCTTAGCAAAAGGTGGTCTATCTTCTAAACCATAAATTAAATCTGTTTTATTTTCCATTTTTCTTTCCTTTTGTTTGCTTACTAACCAAAATAATTCCTCCTAAAATAATGCTAAAAATTCCTATAAAAACCATTAAGCTAGGAAATTCATCTCCTAATAATATGCCCAAAAATAAAGTAAAAACTACATCTATATAGCTAACCCCCGCAACAACTCCTGCCTTTTTTGCTACTCCATAAGCTTTAGTAACATGAATTTGATACATTGCTCCAAAAATTCCCATCAAAACAATAAAAATCCAAGCTTTAAGACTAGGCATAACAAAAGGAGCAATTAAAAAATCAAGCTCTTTTATTTCATAAAAAGAACCTACAATCATAGACATTAAAGGCATCAAAGTACCAATTAAAACAAAAGATAAAGCTATAAATGGCGCTGGGTATGATTTTCTAAGCTCTCTTACGCTAGTTAGCGCCAAGGCTGCACAAAAACCGCTTAAAATTCCTAAAATACTATTTTTTAAATCAAAACCTGAATGCGTAGTGCTATCTGCAAAAGGCTGACAGATTAATAATACTCCTATAAAAGCAATCAAAATCCCAAAACAAGCTTTTAATCCCAAACTTTCTTTAAAAAACAAAAAAGCAATCAAAGCTATAAAAATAGGCGCTGTTTTTTGAAAAGCAAAAGCCCCACCTAATGAAATATTAGAAACATTATAAAAGAAAAGATATAAAGCGATCGTTCCTATAATACCTCTAAAAATAAGCAGTCCAAGATGTCCGCCACTTTTATGAAAATTTAATTTTGAAAGCGCATAAAGCATAAAAGCTGTGCCTATAATATTTCTAAAAAACATAATTTCAATCGATGATAATTCTTCACTAAGAATTTTTGCACAAGCACCTACAAATGCAAATTCTATAGAAGCAATAATCATAAAATATATACCTAAATTCTTTTTAACTATTCTTAACATATAAATTCCATATAAAATTCCTGTTATTTTAGTCTTTTTTGCTTAATTTTAAGGCAATTTTTATATAATCACAAATAAAAATTTAAAAAATGAGTATTAATGCAAAGTATTATTTTAATAGGAAAACCAAATGTTGGCAAATCAAGTCTTTTTAATAGACTTGCAAGAAAGCGCATTGCAATAACTAGTGACATAAGTGGAACTACAAGAGATACTAATAAAATAGAAGTAGAAATTGATGGCAAAAAAGCTTTGTTGATAGATAGCGGCGGGCTTGATGAGAGTAATGAGCTTTTTAAAAATATCAAAGCAAATTCGCTTAAAGCTGCTAAAAATAGTGATATTATCTTTTATATGGTGGATGGAAAATTTTTACCTGATGATGAAGATAAAGCTTTTTTTTATGAAATGAAAAAACTCAACAAACCCATAGCTTTAGTAATCAATAAAGTCGATAACAAAAAAGACGAAGAAAGATCTTGGGAATTTTCTAATTTTGGAGTAAAAGAAGTTTTTAATATCTCTGTAACACATAATATAGGCATTGATGAGCTTTGTATGTGGGCTAGTAAGTTTTTAGATGAAAGTTATTTAAATGCAGATGAAGAAGAAGACTTTGAAAGTTATTTAGAAAATTTTGATGAAAATAGCGGAGATTTTAAGCTAAAAACTATTAATGAAAATCATATTAAAGTGGGAATTATCGGCAGGGTTAATGTAGGAAAATCAAGTCTTTTAAATGCTTTAGTAAAAGAAGAACGTAGCGTGGTAAGCGATATAGCAGGCACTACAATTGATCCTGTTAATGAAAGCATTATGCATAAAGATAAAATCATCGAATTTGTAGATACCGCAGGTATTAGAAAACGCGGGAAAATACAGGGTTTAGAGCGTTATGCACTTAATAGAACTGAATATGCCCTAGCCAATGCTCAAATTGCACTTTTAGTACTTGACGCAGCTGAAGGTTTTAACGAACTTGATGAGCGTATCGCAGGGCTTGCTGCTAAACATTGTTTAGGTGTGATTATCGTACTTAATAAATGGGATAAAAGCGAACTTGATTTTGATAAAACTTTAAAAGAATTAAAATTAGATCGTTTTAAATTCCTAGCTTATGCACCTGTTGTAAGCGTATCAGCTTTAAGTGGAAAAAGAATACATGTGCTTTTGGATAAAATTTTAGAAGTTTTTGCAAATTTCACCCAAAAAATTCCAACAGCAAAATTAAATGCTTTGGTAGAAGAAGCCACAAGAGCCCACCCGCTACCACATGATTATGGTAAATTAGTGAAAATTTATTATGCGGTTCAATACGACTTAGCACCTCCAAAAATAGCTCTAATTATGAATAGACCAAAAGCTTTACATTTTAGTTATAAACGATATTTACAAAATCAAATTAGAAAACAATTTAACTTTGAAGGTGTACCTTTAATTTTAGCTTCAAGAAAAAAAGGTAGCAAAGATGAGCAAGAAAACTAACCTCCTTTTTGTAGGATTTATGGGCTGTGGTAAAACAACTATAGCAAGGGCTTATGCAAAAAAATATGATAAATTCTT
Proteins encoded in this window:
- a CDS encoding uracil-xanthine permease family protein — protein: MENKTDLIYGLEDRPPFAKAFFAALVHLMAMFVAVITPALLICKGLGIDDTNTARIICMSLFASGVASLLQIKTWGPIGSGLLSIQGTSFNFVAPIILGGLVLKNNGLSQEAMLGAIFGTLMLCSTTEMIISQILPFIRRVISPLVSGIVVMIIGLSLINVGLVSAGGGFAAKASGEFGSLQNLLLAGVVILSIIVLNRFNNAYIRISSLFIAMIIGLLVAMTFENFSFNFNENLPLVFLPDPLHYGLSIDYNLILPLILVFMVTSLETIGDISATSEVSNQPVKGELYAKRLKGGVLANGFNSFVSAFFNTFPNSCFGQNNGVIALTGVASRYVGFIVAFMLMILGLFPIVADITLQIPEPILGGATLVMFGTIAATGVRIISKENLNRRSIIIIAMSLGIGLGVSNNPDILEFMPMWFKTLFSSGIAAGGITAIILNCIFPLEENEKNKVK
- a CDS encoding DMT family transporter; translated protein: MLRIVKKNLGIYFMIIASIEFAFVGACAKILSEELSSIEIMFFRNIIGTAFMLYALSKLNFHKSGGHLGLLIFRGIIGTIALYLFFYNVSNISLGGAFAFQKTAPIFIALIAFLFFKESLGLKACFGILIAFIGVLLICQPFADSTTHSGFDLKNSILGILSGFCAALALTSVRELRKSYPAPFIALSFVLIGTLMPLMSMIVGSFYEIKELDFLIAPFVMPSLKAWIFIVLMGIFGAMYQIHVTKAYGVAKKAGVVAGVSYIDVVFTLFLGILLGDEFPSLMVFIGIFSIILGGIILVSKQTKGKKNGK
- the der gene encoding ribosome biogenesis GTPase Der → MQSIILIGKPNVGKSSLFNRLARKRIAITSDISGTTRDTNKIEVEIDGKKALLIDSGGLDESNELFKNIKANSLKAAKNSDIIFYMVDGKFLPDDEDKAFFYEMKKLNKPIALVINKVDNKKDEERSWEFSNFGVKEVFNISVTHNIGIDELCMWASKFLDESYLNADEEEDFESYLENFDENSGDFKLKTINENHIKVGIIGRVNVGKSSLLNALVKEERSVVSDIAGTTIDPVNESIMHKDKIIEFVDTAGIRKRGKIQGLERYALNRTEYALANAQIALLVLDAAEGFNELDERIAGLAAKHCLGVIIVLNKWDKSELDFDKTLKELKLDRFKFLAYAPVVSVSALSGKRIHVLLDKILEVFANFTQKIPTAKLNALVEEATRAHPLPHDYGKLVKIYYAVQYDLAPPKIALIMNRPKALHFSYKRYLQNQIRKQFNFEGVPLILASRKKGSKDEQEN